The following proteins are encoded in a genomic region of Pseudomonadota bacterium:
- a CDS encoding type II toxin-antitoxin system RelE/ParE family toxin: MGRQIRIADAAHKDIAEVLRHTRKEFGRRKYLQYRALIELALQELARDPLGSTTRQRKELHPAARTYHIARRGKRVRHFFLYRVSDEGVVEIGRLLYDGMELTRHLPRGYGLEEGDEE; encoded by the coding sequence CCAGATCCGCATCGCCGATGCGGCCCACAAAGACATTGCCGAGGTGCTTCGCCACACACGCAAGGAGTTCGGTAGGCGCAAGTACCTGCAGTACCGCGCGCTGATCGAGCTGGCCCTCCAAGAACTCGCCCGTGATCCCTTGGGGTCCACGACGCGGCAGCGCAAGGAGCTGCACCCGGCAGCCCGCACGTACCATATTGCGCGTCGTGGCAAGCGTGTGCGCCACTTCTTCCTCTATCGGGTCAGCGACGAAGGTGTCGTCGAAATCGGTCGCTTGCTCTACGACGGGATGGAACTGACCCGCCACTTGCCCCGGGGCTACGGGCTCGAGGAAGGCGACGAGGAGTAG